One segment of bacterium DNA contains the following:
- a CDS encoding VWA domain-containing protein gives MSLILLGTTALGARPPPSSAVGDEYYASWLASVEHLMSDAEYEVFVALDDGRELFIRWFWEVRAPNTGWHNPVRERWRSNFEEVNRQFGTLHSDRARAMLVAGKPDRVMVLAGCRGPLRDLEIWAFSPRQIDAQAGHGDAGDVTLVFYLTGDGEAEYYRHWSHDEGFAALVREPAGRKPWTRERLLEFAGAKNCFDFLPGEAENFAAALSDALDETELLERIHPSIPGPGWLALFATELASRSRTAGPKRVAPPAEISFPGSYEGATLVRGRIAVPVAEVGRSEGGQLFDDLVVEGDVWADGRMIDVFRHVSHVRGGEPGTAVLLDFYRLLEPGTYTLSLWLQDGGGRGLLQEVRGVVVPLVEKKVGSPPGGQALAELTGDRVEVMTAYPSVKLLAPGPDLVVGEVEITAVTTGDSIARVDFFLDDEAAASDTEPPFSAELDLGRTPRRHTVTAVAVDPKGSQLARDEIVLNGGPHRFAIRLVEPAPGSGGQRAQAVVEVPEQESLDRVELYLDDTPLATLYQPPFMHTLPRAETGRAVFVRAVAHLGSGLAIEDTVLLHSADFSEEIDVRLVELFTSVVDPQGRFVGGLTAERFRVLEDGVEQTLTRFDTLDQLPIRVALLMDISVSMVRLQEMATLSALRFFETVLRPKDRAALLTFHHEIRLLVPFTNDLERLRHGLSSLTLELWTRLWDGVIFTGHYFGGLEGKRALVVLSDSREVGSRFGFKQVLEHVLRSGVAVYPIIIAGQEDPLERARLKRLAAESGGTFFSIERGEELDAVYSQLESELRSQYLLVYQAPDTSARDKFRTVEVEVLPPSDPEPPGQILRARTIHGYYP, from the coding sequence GTGTCGCTGATCCTCCTGGGCACTACCGCCCTGGGCGCCCGGCCCCCACCGTCGTCTGCCGTCGGCGACGAGTACTACGCCTCCTGGCTCGCCAGCGTCGAGCACTTGATGAGCGACGCCGAGTACGAGGTGTTCGTCGCTCTCGACGACGGTCGAGAGCTCTTCATCCGCTGGTTCTGGGAAGTCCGCGCACCAAACACCGGCTGGCACAACCCCGTTCGCGAGCGCTGGCGGAGCAACTTCGAGGAGGTCAACCGTCAGTTCGGCACCCTCCACAGCGATCGCGCCCGGGCCATGCTGGTCGCCGGCAAACCCGACAGGGTGATGGTTCTCGCGGGCTGCCGCGGACCGCTACGCGATCTCGAGATTTGGGCGTTCAGCCCGCGGCAGATCGACGCCCAGGCCGGGCACGGGGACGCCGGCGACGTCACGCTGGTCTTCTACCTCACCGGAGACGGCGAGGCCGAGTACTACCGGCACTGGTCTCACGATGAGGGCTTCGCCGCCCTGGTACGTGAGCCTGCCGGCAGAAAGCCCTGGACGCGCGAGCGGTTGCTCGAGTTCGCCGGCGCTAAGAACTGCTTCGACTTCCTTCCGGGAGAGGCCGAGAACTTCGCCGCGGCCCTGAGTGACGCCCTCGACGAGACCGAGTTGCTGGAACGCATCCATCCGTCGATCCCCGGGCCGGGCTGGCTCGCCCTTTTCGCTACCGAGCTGGCGAGCCGGTCGCGCACCGCAGGGCCAAAGAGGGTCGCGCCGCCTGCCGAGATCTCCTTTCCGGGCAGCTACGAGGGCGCCACCCTGGTGCGGGGACGGATCGCGGTTCCGGTCGCCGAGGTGGGGCGCAGTGAGGGCGGCCAGCTGTTCGATGACCTGGTCGTCGAAGGTGATGTCTGGGCTGACGGCCGCATGATCGACGTGTTTCGTCACGTCAGCCATGTGCGGGGCGGCGAACCCGGTACCGCCGTCCTCCTCGACTTCTACCGCTTGCTCGAGCCCGGCACCTACACCCTCAGCCTCTGGTTGCAGGACGGCGGAGGACGTGGGCTGCTGCAGGAGGTCCGCGGGGTGGTGGTGCCCCTAGTGGAGAAGAAAGTCGGGTCGCCGCCCGGAGGGCAAGCCCTGGCCGAGCTCACCGGCGACCGGGTCGAGGTGATGACCGCTTATCCTAGCGTCAAACTGCTGGCACCGGGCCCGGATCTCGTGGTGGGCGAGGTCGAGATCACGGCGGTGACGACCGGTGACTCGATCGCCCGGGTCGACTTCTTCCTGGACGACGAGGCTGCAGCCAGCGACACCGAGCCACCCTTCTCCGCCGAGCTCGATCTCGGCCGTACCCCGCGGCGTCACACCGTCACGGCGGTGGCTGTCGATCCGAAAGGAAGCCAGCTGGCGCGCGACGAGATCGTGCTCAACGGCGGGCCGCACCGCTTTGCCATCCGGCTGGTCGAGCCGGCGCCGGGCTCCGGGGGACAGCGTGCGCAGGCCGTTGTCGAAGTACCGGAGCAAGAGAGCCTCGACCGCGTCGAGCTCTATCTCGACGACACCCCGCTGGCGACTCTCTACCAGCCCCCCTTCATGCATACCCTGCCACGCGCCGAGACGGGCCGCGCGGTATTCGTACGCGCCGTGGCCCATCTCGGGAGCGGCCTGGCGATCGAGGACACGGTCCTCCTCCACTCCGCGGACTTCAGCGAGGAGATAGACGTCCGGCTTGTGGAGCTGTTCACCTCGGTCGTCGATCCCCAGGGTCGGTTCGTCGGCGGCCTCACCGCGGAGCGGTTTCGGGTGCTAGAGGACGGCGTCGAGCAGACGCTAACGCGCTTCGACACCCTGGACCAGCTACCGATCCGCGTGGCGCTGCTGATGGACATCTCCGTGTCGATGGTGCGGCTGCAGGAGATGGCCACCCTGAGCGCACTGCGTTTCTTCGAAACGGTGCTCAGACCGAAAGACCGCGCCGCTCTACTGACCTTCCATCACGAGATCCGGCTGCTGGTGCCGTTCACCAACGACCTCGAACGGTTGCGCCATGGCCTCTCCAGTCTGACCCTCGAGCTCTGGACCCGTCTCTGGGACGGCGTGATCTTCACTGGCCACTACTTCGGTGGTCTCGAGGGAAAGCGTGCCCTGGTGGTGCTTTCCGACAGCAGGGAGGTGGGCAGCCGGTTCGGCTTCAAGCAGGTGCTCGAGCATGTCCTGCGCTCCGGGGTGGCGGTGTACCCGATCATCATCGCCGGTCAGGAGGACCCGCTGGAACGTGCCCGTCTCAAGCGATTGGCCGCAGAGAGCGGCGGCACGTTCTTTTCTATCGAGCGGGGCGAGGAGCTCGACGCGGTCTACAGCCAGCTCGAGAGCGAGCTGCGTTCCCAGTACCTGTTGGTATACCAGGCACCCGACACCAGCGCACGCGACAAGTTCCGGACCGTAGAGGTGGAAGTGCTGCCGCCCAGTGATCCAGAACCTCCGGGGCAGATCCTGCGGGCCAGGACGATTCACGGCTACTATCCATAG
- a CDS encoding serine hydrolase — MRRRARRSLESRISLLAACLLFAATPPPPAQAKPATGDWPRWESPEDAGFSSEQVAEAERLWWAIDDAPIAAFFLVYKGRVLTAFGDVTADHECHSVRKSFLSALYGIQVANGTIDLEATLAELGIDDRSPLTEVEKQARVRDLLMARSGVYHEAACESQEMKDARPPRGSHPPGTFWYYNNWDFNALGTIFRQETGRDIFEEFRRKIARRLGMEDFETSRCSYYYETEYSDHPCYVFRMSARDRARFGQLFLQRGRWGRRQIIPEDWVDESTRGYSDIEGLVGMPGASYGYMWVNLSKEFFAEQTADRRLHHLSGFQASGYGGQTIYVLPDAEMVIVTACDVPAGALLEGHEFGPVIETILTAREIVDLEARRPKAREQAASADDILHLKVKIKNRGAATTLATTVEFYLAPVDRPGEEIHRLGIVDLAAMAAGRRKNVRLVALVPGGLEPGRYRLIASVDGDKTNYDLRRDNNLKTARRTLKIH; from the coding sequence ATGAGGAGACGTGCCAGGAGATCGCTCGAGAGCCGGATATCTCTCCTTGCCGCTTGCTTGCTCTTCGCGGCCACACCGCCGCCGCCGGCCCAAGCCAAGCCGGCGACCGGGGACTGGCCGCGCTGGGAGAGCCCTGAGGATGCGGGTTTCTCCTCCGAGCAGGTGGCCGAGGCCGAACGGCTGTGGTGGGCCATCGATGACGCCCCGATTGCGGCGTTCTTCTTGGTCTACAAGGGGCGGGTCCTGACGGCCTTCGGCGACGTCACCGCCGACCACGAGTGCCACTCGGTCCGCAAGAGCTTTTTGAGCGCCCTCTACGGGATCCAGGTCGCCAACGGCACCATCGACCTGGAGGCGACCCTTGCGGAGCTGGGGATCGACGACCGCTCGCCGCTGACCGAGGTCGAGAAGCAGGCGAGGGTCCGCGATCTGCTCATGGCGCGCTCGGGCGTCTACCACGAAGCGGCCTGTGAGTCTCAGGAAATGAAGGATGCGCGGCCTCCGCGCGGCTCCCACCCACCTGGGACCTTCTGGTACTACAACAACTGGGACTTCAACGCCCTGGGGACGATTTTTCGCCAGGAGACCGGCCGCGACATCTTCGAGGAGTTCAGGCGCAAGATCGCGCGCCGCCTCGGCATGGAGGACTTCGAGACGTCGCGCTGCTCTTACTATTACGAGACCGAGTACTCGGACCACCCGTGCTACGTGTTTCGGATGTCGGCGCGCGACCGGGCGCGCTTCGGCCAGCTCTTCCTCCAGCGGGGGCGCTGGGGCCGGCGGCAAATCATTCCCGAAGACTGGGTCGACGAGAGCACCCGCGGCTACTCGGACATAGAGGGGCTCGTCGGGATGCCGGGCGCATCCTATGGCTACATGTGGGTGAATCTCTCAAAGGAGTTCTTCGCGGAACAGACTGCGGATCGCCGCCTCCATCACCTGTCGGGATTCCAGGCCAGCGGCTACGGCGGGCAAACGATCTACGTCCTTCCGGATGCGGAGATGGTAATCGTCACGGCCTGTGACGTGCCAGCCGGCGCCTTGCTCGAAGGTCACGAGTTCGGACCGGTCATCGAGACGATCCTCACGGCGCGCGAGATCGTCGACCTCGAGGCTCGTCGCCCCAAGGCCCGGGAGCAAGCCGCAAGTGCCGACGACATCCTCCACCTGAAAGTCAAGATCAAGAACCGGGGTGCGGCGACAACCCTGGCGACGACCGTGGAGTTCTACCTGGCGCCCGTCGACCGCCCCGGCGAGGAGATTCACCGGCTCGGCATCGTCGACCTCGCAGCCATGGCGGCCGGAAGAAGAAAGAACGTCCGGCTGGTGGCTCTGGTTCCTGGGGGTCTTGAGCCCGGGCGCTATCGCCTGATCGCCTCGGTCGACGGCGACAAGACGAACTACGACCTGCGCCGCGATAACAACCTGAAGACCGCTCGGCGGACGCTCAAAATCCACTGA
- a CDS encoding adenosine kinase, with the protein MTQFDFFSPAQKQRPLDITGVENAILDFLIQGKDSDLQDLGLDKGIMKLVDTEEQAAILEHVDGLEPEIEAGGSCANVLRVASRFGSRGCYSSAVGLDLNGALFQKELEKVDVETKLAHVKGETGTSVILVTPDGERTMNTHLGVCRKYLPEHVPLDDIRRSKIFFTTGYMWDTPNQIEAIELALEAAREAGCKVAMDLADPFAVNRSREILHRHLEEGLDVLFSNAEEARILTGLASEEACREMALTVDVAVVTAGVEGAFVGHQDTLIHVEAHNVSVVDTTGAGDCFAAGFLAGLIREQPLRTCAELATLLAADTVGHLGVKLSHDIQPRVNKLLASS; encoded by the coding sequence ATGACCCAATTCGATTTCTTTTCGCCGGCTCAGAAACAGCGCCCGCTCGACATCACCGGCGTCGAGAACGCCATCCTCGACTTCCTGATCCAGGGCAAGGACTCGGACCTCCAGGATCTCGGTCTGGACAAGGGCATCATGAAGCTCGTCGACACCGAGGAGCAGGCGGCCATTCTCGAGCATGTCGACGGCCTCGAGCCCGAGATCGAAGCCGGTGGCTCCTGCGCCAATGTCTTGCGGGTCGCCTCCCGGTTCGGTAGCCGCGGCTGCTACAGCTCCGCTGTGGGCCTCGATCTCAATGGAGCTCTCTTCCAAAAGGAGCTCGAGAAGGTCGACGTCGAGACCAAGCTCGCCCACGTCAAGGGCGAGACCGGAACCAGCGTGATCCTGGTGACGCCGGACGGCGAGCGGACGATGAACACCCACCTGGGGGTCTGTCGCAAGTACTTGCCGGAGCACGTGCCGCTCGACGATATCCGCCGCAGCAAGATCTTCTTCACCACCGGCTACATGTGGGATACACCCAATCAGATCGAAGCCATCGAGCTGGCCCTCGAAGCGGCTCGTGAGGCGGGCTGCAAGGTGGCCATGGATCTGGCCGACCCCTTCGCGGTCAACCGCTCCCGAGAGATCCTGCACCGCCATCTGGAGGAGGGGCTCGACGTTCTATTCTCCAATGCCGAGGAAGCTCGCATTCTCACGGGCCTGGCCTCTGAGGAGGCGTGCCGAGAGATGGCCCTTACGGTAGATGTTGCAGTGGTCACGGCCGGCGTGGAGGGCGCTTTCGTCGGTCACCAGGACACCCTGATTCACGTAGAGGCTCACAACGTCTCGGTCGTCGACACGACCGGAGCCGGTGATTGCTTCGCTGCGGGATTTCTCGCCGGGCTGATTCGCGAACAGCCCCTCCGTACCTGCGCCGAGCTCGCCACCCTGCTCGCTGCCGACACCGTAGGTCACCTGGGCGTCAAGCTGTCCCACGACATTCAACCACGGGTGAACAAGCTCCTGGCGTCGAGCTAA
- a CDS encoding xanthine/uracil/vitamin C permease, producing MSAAAGTKEFHYPIFARSDLSAFWALFTDNFTNLLVISGVCKFVFQMPDELVFGRIIPGAALAILVGVCFYSWLAHRLAEREQRTDVTALPYGISTPVMFVYLFGVIGPIYFSTNDAYLAWQVGLGAGFIGGIVAGLGALVGPFIKRVTPRAGMLGTLCGIALVFIGVTAMALVFESPIIGFISLTIILWGLVGRYRLPFNIPAGLLALFLGTVVALILGKSTISAEGVAFNFPLPYIGDMIAGIKHLFANPALFLVLIPVQVYNFIETMNNVESAEAKGDKYPVGVAMAFDGAGTMLSAVFGSPFPTTVYIGHPGYKRIHARAGYTLGVGIVLLLASTFGLMAFLANLVPLAATAPILIYIAMTLISESAAAVPRVHAMAIAVAMMPHVSALLNVKWSSMLQALRAFGADKLPAAVNDPGFVAEMSQQGARVIGHETLANGSIITGMIWGGFTALVIDGKLKNAGYFCLAAAAMSSVGILHASALQAPALSPVVIGYLIMGAFMILYPMFGEVKSLHPEDTD from the coding sequence ATGAGTGCAGCAGCCGGCACCAAGGAGTTTCATTACCCGATCTTCGCCAGGAGCGACCTCAGTGCGTTCTGGGCTCTGTTCACCGACAACTTCACCAATCTGTTGGTGATCAGCGGCGTCTGCAAGTTCGTCTTCCAGATGCCGGACGAGCTCGTCTTCGGCCGCATCATTCCCGGAGCGGCCTTGGCGATTCTGGTCGGTGTCTGCTTCTACAGCTGGCTGGCCCATCGGCTGGCGGAGCGAGAGCAACGCACCGATGTGACCGCCCTGCCGTACGGCATCTCGACGCCGGTCATGTTCGTCTACCTGTTCGGCGTCATCGGCCCGATCTACTTCTCGACCAACGACGCCTATCTGGCCTGGCAGGTCGGCCTCGGCGCCGGCTTCATCGGCGGCATCGTTGCAGGCCTCGGAGCCCTGGTCGGACCCTTCATCAAGCGGGTGACCCCGCGCGCCGGCATGCTGGGCACGCTCTGCGGCATTGCGCTGGTCTTCATCGGCGTCACCGCCATGGCGCTGGTGTTCGAATCTCCGATCATTGGCTTCATCTCGCTGACGATCATCCTCTGGGGCCTGGTGGGCCGCTACCGGCTTCCGTTCAACATCCCGGCCGGGCTGCTGGCGTTGTTTCTGGGAACCGTGGTCGCCCTGATTCTCGGGAAGTCGACCATCAGCGCCGAGGGTGTCGCCTTCAACTTTCCGCTGCCTTATATCGGCGACATGATCGCCGGCATCAAGCACCTGTTCGCCAATCCAGCGCTCTTTCTGGTGCTGATCCCGGTCCAGGTCTATAACTTCATCGAGACCATGAACAACGTCGAGTCGGCGGAGGCCAAGGGCGACAAGTACCCGGTCGGCGTGGCCATGGCCTTCGACGGCGCGGGCACCATGCTCTCGGCCGTCTTCGGCTCGCCGTTCCCCACGACGGTGTACATCGGCCACCCGGGCTACAAGCGGATCCATGCGCGCGCGGGCTACACCCTCGGCGTCGGGATCGTGCTGTTGCTGGCCTCGACCTTCGGTCTTATGGCCTTTCTGGCGAACCTGGTTCCGCTGGCAGCGACCGCACCGATTCTGATCTACATCGCCATGACGCTGATCTCGGAGAGCGCGGCGGCTGTGCCGCGAGTGCACGCCATGGCGATCGCGGTGGCAATGATGCCGCACGTTTCGGCGCTCCTGAACGTCAAGTGGAGCTCGATGTTGCAGGCGCTCAGAGCCTTCGGAGCCGACAAGCTCCCCGCGGCCGTGAACGATCCGGGCTTCGTCGCCGAGATGTCTCAGCAGGGCGCGCGGGTCATAGGGCACGAAACGTTGGCCAACGGCTCGATCATCACGGGGATGATCTGGGGGGGCTTCACGGCGCTGGTTATCGACGGCAAGCTCAAGAACGCCGGCTACTTCTGTCTCGCGGCGGCGGCGATGAGCAGCGTCGGAATCTTGCATGCCTCCGCCCTGCAGGCACCGGCACTCTCGCCGGTGGTAATCGGTTACCTGATCATGGGCGCGTTCATGATCCTCTATCCGATGTTCGGCGAGGTGAAATCGTTGCACCCGGAGGACACCGACTGA
- a CDS encoding guanine deaminase, with protein sequence MSTLHRGHIFHLTGTPTVQEAAEALVEIPDGALLVNDGGVIEWCGAYVDRPQIDGAAVELVDHGDAFLLPGFVDTHMHFPQVNSIDAYGGGQLLEWLNECIFPAEARFENEHFATGAAREFCHRLISAGTTTSLVFGSAFPAAQDALFSEYRRRGLRGVIGRGIQTVGPEAAKPLITSEKDAIRLTRDEIEKWHPKSEEESRNALIYAAVVPRFSLSVTTETLAALGELYDHFRDRGVYFTSHLNENNRPGDGEIAAVLGDYQVETYLDTYDGRFLPGSRKGGASLLGRRSVMAHCVHCQDSELARMAETQTSVAHCPTSQLFLGSGTMPWRRTIDSGVNVAAGTDLAAGDTWFIPDVLNAAFKVHISEVEDAVALHPTALLHLATVAGARALDLEDRIGNFDPGREADMVVIDPSAWEPLGNSLEWGLRGDDPRKRKHGRLFTVLMAANQVALTKTYVRGCQLND encoded by the coding sequence ATGAGTACCTTGCACCGGGGACACATTTTTCACCTGACCGGCACGCCCACCGTGCAGGAGGCGGCCGAGGCGCTGGTCGAGATCCCCGACGGGGCGTTGCTGGTCAATGATGGCGGCGTTATCGAGTGGTGCGGAGCGTACGTCGACCGGCCGCAGATCGACGGCGCCGCGGTCGAGCTCGTCGATCACGGCGATGCCTTTCTGCTTCCCGGATTCGTCGATACCCATATGCACTTTCCCCAGGTCAACTCGATCGACGCCTACGGCGGGGGGCAGCTGCTCGAGTGGCTCAACGAGTGCATCTTTCCGGCCGAGGCGAGGTTCGAGAACGAGCACTTCGCGACCGGCGCGGCGAGGGAGTTTTGCCACCGCCTGATCTCGGCCGGAACCACTACCTCCCTGGTCTTCGGATCCGCCTTTCCGGCCGCGCAGGACGCTCTGTTCAGCGAGTACCGGCGCCGCGGACTGCGTGGAGTCATCGGGCGCGGCATCCAGACCGTCGGGCCGGAGGCCGCCAAGCCCCTGATCACGAGCGAGAAGGACGCCATCAGGCTCACGCGCGACGAGATCGAGAAGTGGCATCCGAAATCCGAGGAAGAGAGCCGCAACGCACTGATATATGCCGCCGTGGTGCCGCGCTTCTCGCTTTCGGTGACGACCGAGACGCTTGCCGCTCTGGGTGAGCTCTACGACCATTTCCGCGATCGGGGGGTCTACTTCACCTCACACCTCAATGAGAACAACCGTCCGGGCGACGGCGAGATCGCCGCGGTCCTGGGCGACTACCAGGTGGAGACCTACCTCGACACCTACGACGGCCGCTTCCTGCCCGGCAGCAGGAAAGGCGGCGCGAGCCTGCTCGGCCGACGCAGCGTGATGGCCCACTGCGTGCACTGCCAGGACTCGGAGCTCGCCCGCATGGCCGAGACTCAAACCTCGGTGGCCCACTGCCCCACCAGCCAGCTCTTTCTGGGCAGCGGCACCATGCCCTGGCGCAGGACCATTGACTCGGGCGTCAACGTAGCCGCCGGCACCGACCTCGCGGCGGGCGATACCTGGTTCATCCCCGACGTGCTCAACGCCGCTTTCAAGGTCCACATCAGCGAGGTCGAAGACGCGGTCGCGCTGCATCCGACGGCTCTTCTCCACCTCGCCACCGTGGCCGGCGCTCGGGCTCTCGATCTCGAAGACAGGATCGGCAACTTCGACCCCGGCCGTGAGGCCGACATGGTCGTCATCGACCCCTCGGCCTGGGAGCCGCTCGGCAACAGCCTCGAGTGGGGACTGCGCGGCGACGACCCCCGCAAGCGAAAACACGGCAGACTCTTCACCGTTCTCATGGCGGCCAACCAGGTGGCACTCACCAAGACCTACGTGCGCGGTTGCCAGCTCAACGACTGA
- the xdhB gene encoding xanthine dehydrogenase molybdopterin binding subunit: MSETTIRGRVGTPLPHESAHLHVSGEARYTDDIPEPIGTLHAAIGMSERAHARIKSIDLDPVWNAPGVVDVITAGDIPGANDIGGPVKDDPIFADGLVQYIGQSVFAVAATGVEHARRAARLAEIEYQDLEPILDIDTALEKRSYVLPTMTMARGDAKKAIAAAAHRLRGTFRFGGQDQFYLEGHIAFALPKEDGDLLVYSSSQHPSEVQHVVAHALGKTAKDVVVECRRMGGGFGGKETQPALFASIAALLASRTGRAVKVRPDRDTDMVMTGKRHGYRVDYDVGFDAEGQIKGIEFMFASRCGMSTDLSGPVNDRTMFHADNAYFLENVAITSHRCKTNTVSNTAFRGFGGPQGMMAIEWVMDEIARSLRVDPLDVRTKNFYGIGERDVTPYRMKVEDNRLMDLVPELEETSDYRQRRRDIDEFNASSELLKKGIALTPVKFGISFTATHYNQAGALILIYSDGTVQLNHGGTEMGQGLFTKVAQVVAEELQIDIGRIRCTPSDTARVPNASATAASSGSDLNGMAAQAAARTLKERLTRFAAEHYDVAPEQVEFRDDHVNVGDERVPFAELTNLAWLGRVSLSATGFYRTPKIHYDRSTLTGRPFYYFAYGAAVSEVVIDVLTGEYKVTRVDILHDVGESLNPAIDMGQIEGGFIQGMGWLTTEELWWDARGELQTHAPSTYKIPVASDMPEVFNVHLLKGGRNNEPTIHRSKAVGEPPLMLAISVFHAIKDAVASVGRHRLSPHISGPATPEEVLMAIEDLKRRLGTGNGREQEGAA; the protein is encoded by the coding sequence ATGTCTGAGACCACGATCAGGGGACGCGTCGGTACTCCCCTACCCCATGAGAGCGCCCATCTCCATGTCAGCGGCGAGGCTCGCTACACCGACGACATTCCGGAGCCCATAGGAACTCTGCACGCGGCAATCGGCATGAGTGAGCGGGCCCACGCCCGAATCAAGTCGATCGACCTGGATCCGGTCTGGAACGCGCCCGGCGTGGTCGACGTGATCACCGCCGGCGACATTCCCGGAGCCAACGACATCGGAGGTCCGGTCAAGGACGATCCTATTTTCGCGGACGGGCTCGTACAGTACATCGGGCAATCGGTGTTCGCGGTCGCCGCCACCGGCGTCGAGCACGCCCGCCGCGCGGCCCGCCTGGCGGAGATCGAATACCAAGACCTGGAGCCGATTCTGGACATCGATACCGCGCTCGAGAAGAGGTCCTACGTCCTTCCGACCATGACCATGGCGCGAGGCGACGCCAAGAAGGCGATCGCCGCCGCCGCCCATCGCCTCCGGGGAACGTTCCGGTTCGGCGGCCAGGACCAGTTCTACCTGGAGGGGCACATCGCCTTCGCTCTGCCAAAGGAAGACGGTGACCTGCTGGTCTACAGCTCGTCCCAGCACCCGTCCGAGGTCCAGCACGTAGTCGCCCACGCCCTGGGCAAGACCGCCAAGGACGTCGTTGTGGAATGCCGGAGGATGGGCGGCGGATTCGGCGGCAAGGAGACCCAGCCGGCGCTCTTCGCGAGTATCGCCGCCTTGCTGGCCAGCCGAACCGGCCGGGCCGTGAAGGTCCGGCCCGATCGCGACACCGACATGGTGATGACCGGCAAGCGCCATGGCTACCGGGTCGACTACGACGTCGGTTTCGACGCAGAAGGCCAGATCAAGGGCATCGAGTTCATGTTCGCCTCCCGCTGCGGAATGTCCACGGACCTCTCCGGCCCGGTCAACGATCGGACGATGTTTCACGCCGACAACGCCTACTTCCTCGAAAATGTGGCCATTACCTCTCATCGCTGCAAGACCAACACGGTCTCCAACACCGCGTTTCGCGGCTTCGGCGGCCCGCAGGGCATGATGGCGATCGAGTGGGTCATGGACGAGATCGCCCGGTCCTTGAGGGTCGATCCTCTCGATGTGCGCACCAAGAACTTCTACGGCATCGGTGAGCGCGACGTCACTCCCTACCGCATGAAGGTCGAAGACAACCGCCTCATGGACCTGGTCCCCGAGCTCGAGGAGACCTCGGACTACCGGCAGCGTCGGCGAGACATCGACGAGTTCAACGCCTCGAGCGAGCTGCTCAAGAAGGGAATCGCCCTGACGCCGGTCAAGTTCGGCATCTCGTTCACGGCCACGCACTACAACCAGGCCGGGGCCCTCATCCTGATCTACTCGGACGGCACCGTGCAGCTGAACCACGGCGGCACCGAGATGGGCCAGGGGCTCTTCACCAAGGTCGCTCAGGTCGTGGCCGAGGAGCTCCAGATCGATATCGGCAGAATTCGCTGCACCCCCTCGGACACCGCCAGGGTGCCCAACGCCTCGGCCACCGCGGCGTCGTCGGGATCGGATTTGAACGGGATGGCGGCCCAGGCCGCGGCCCGGACGCTGAAAGAGCGACTGACCCGGTTCGCCGCCGAGCACTACGACGTGGCACCGGAGCAAGTCGAGTTCCGGGACGATCACGTGAACGTCGGCGACGAGCGTGTGCCCTTCGCCGAGCTCACGAATCTCGCCTGGCTGGGCCGGGTGTCGCTCTCGGCGACCGGCTTTTACCGGACTCCCAAGATCCACTACGATCGTTCGACGCTCACCGGGCGACCCTTCTACTACTTTGCCTATGGAGCCGCCGTCTCCGAGGTCGTGATCGACGTCCTGACCGGTGAGTACAAGGTCACCCGAGTCGACATACTGCACGATGTCGGGGAGTCGTTGAACCCGGCGATCGATATGGGCCAGATCGAAGGCGGCTTCATCCAGGGCATGGGCTGGCTTACGACCGAAGAGCTCTGGTGGGACGCCAGGGGCGAGCTCCAGACACACGCCCCTTCGACCTACAAGATTCCGGTCGCCAGCGATATGCCCGAGGTCTTCAACGTTCACTTGCTGAAAGGCGGGCGCAACAACGAGCCGACCATCCATCGCTCGAAGGCCGTTGGTGAGCCCCCGCTGATGCTCGCGATATCGGTTTTTCATGCCATCAAAGACGCCGTGGCCAGCGTCGGCCGGCACCGTTTGAGCCCGCACATCAGCGGCCCCGCGACGCCTGAGGAGGTCCTCATGGCGATCGAGGACCTGAAGCGCCGGCTCGGTACCGGGAACGGGCGAGAGCAAGAGGGCGCGGCCTAG